One Pyxicephalus adspersus chromosome 3, UCB_Pads_2.0, whole genome shotgun sequence genomic window carries:
- the MGAT4D gene encoding alpha-1,3-mannosyl-glycoprotein 4-beta-N-acetylglucosaminyltransferase-like protein MGAT4D isoform X1, producing MRCRNGSVLTLVCLAAFCSLSWYTTWYRDKEYGVDTYEKQFLELQQRLFHAEQENRKRSQDLSTVLDEIKRAVAEKRNAFENHTVEEIKWKVLNITSKLPLPFTNIYMFLPHLLGHENSLQPNVLYGHGRTGVSIVFGIPTVKRDKQSYLMDTLSSIFSEMSAAEKDDCVVIVFIAEVNTQYVDNVAGSIKDTFPREIHSGVLEIISPPPSYYPELSNIKETFGDTKERVRWRTKQNLDYSFLMLYAQPKGTFYLQLEDDIVAKPQFFQSLKDFATHQTSDDWLILEFSQLGFIGKLFKCKDLPYVVEFFLMFYKDKPIDWLIDHYLWVKVCNPEKDAKHCDRQKSNLRIRYRPSLFQHIGTHSSLVGKIQNLKDKDFDKKVLYKPHPNPPAKLSTSLKVYQQFSLEKAYLGQECFWSFSPVAGDYILFEFEEPLQLEGYLFRSGNIEHPGDKLFNTTVQILPAETVANLPEGLQIDEDGFITIGKFLNGIAEGEFNDILGKIKAIRLKIITESPVWALLSEIFIKLKK from the exons AATATGGAGTGGATACATATGAGAAGCAGTTTTTAGAACTCCAGCAAAGACTGTTTCATGCAGAGCAAGAGAACCGGAAAAGATCTCAAGATCTGAGCACTGTTTTAGATGAAATTAAGCGTGCAGTTGCAGAGAAGAGGAACGCATTTGAAAATCACACAG TTGAAGAGATAAAATGGAAAGTCCTGAATATAACCAGCAAACTCCCTTTGCCATTTACAAACATCTACATGTTTCTGCCTCATTTGTTGGGACACGAAAACAGTCTGCAGCCAAATGTGCTTTACGGACACGGGAGAACAGGAG tCTCCATTGTTTTTGGGATCCCCACAGTGAAACGAGACAAACAAAGCTACCTGATGGACACTTTGAGCTCCATCTTCTCAGAGATGTCTGCAGCTGAAAAAGATGATTGTGTTGTCATAGTGTTTATAGCAGAG GTGAATACCCAATATGTAGATAATGTTGCTGGCAGTATAAAGGACAC CTTTCCTCGTGAAATCCATTCTGGTGTCCTTGAGATAATTTCTCCTCCACCATCCTATTATCCAGAGCTTTCCAATATTAAGGAAACCTTTGGAGACACCAAAGAGAGAGTGAG atggAGAACTAAGCAGAACTTGGACTACAGCTTCCTGATGTTGTATGCACAACCAAAGGGAACATTTTACCTTCAG CTCGAAGATGACATTGTTGCCAAGCCACAATTTTTCCAATCTTTGAAAGACTTTGCCACCCATCAGACCTCAGATGACTGGTTAATACTTGAATTTTCGCAGCTAGGTTTCATTG GAAAGTTATTCAAGTGCAAAGACCTGCCTTATGTTGTTGAATTCTTCCTAATGTTTTACAAAGATAAACCTATAGACTGGCTTATTGATCATTATCTGTGGGTGAAAGTATGCAATCCTGAAAAAGACGCA AAACACTGCGATCGACAGAAGTCCAATTTGCGGATCAGATACCGCCCCTCTCTGTTCCAGCATATTGGCACACATTCTTCATTGGTTGGAAAAATTCAGAACTTAAAG GATAAAGATTTTGACAAGAAAGTGTTATACAAGCCACATCCAAATCCTCCAGCAAAACTGAGCACAAGTCTAAAGGTGTACCAGCAATTCTCCCTGGAGAAAGCATACCTGGGCCAGGAGTGTTTCTGGTCCTTTTCTCCTGTGGCTGGGGATTATATCCTTTTTGAATTCGAGGAACCTTTACAGCTAGAAGG ttaCCTATTCAGAAGTGGAAACATAGAACATCCAGGTGACAAGCTGTTTAACACAACTGTTCAAATTTTACCAGCAGAG acGGTTGCTAACCTTCCAGAGGGTCTGCAGATAGATGAAGATGGTTTCATAACAATAG GGAAATTTCTTAATGGCATTGCTGAAGGTGAATTTAATGACATTCTGGGAAAGATTAAAGCCATCCGTCTGAAAATTATTACTGAGTCTCCTGTTTGGGCATTATTAAGTGAG atatttattaaactgaaaaaataa
- the MGAT4D gene encoding alpha-1,3-mannosyl-glycoprotein 4-beta-N-acetylglucosaminyltransferase-like protein MGAT4D isoform X2: MRCRNGSVLTLVCLAAFCSLSWYTTWYRDKEYGVDTYEKQFLELQQRLFHAEQENRKRSQDLSTVLDEIKRAVAEKRNAFENHTVSIVFGIPTVKRDKQSYLMDTLSSIFSEMSAAEKDDCVVIVFIAEVNTQYVDNVAGSIKDTFPREIHSGVLEIISPPPSYYPELSNIKETFGDTKERVRWRTKQNLDYSFLMLYAQPKGTFYLQLEDDIVAKPQFFQSLKDFATHQTSDDWLILEFSQLGFIGKLFKCKDLPYVVEFFLMFYKDKPIDWLIDHYLWVKVCNPEKDAKHCDRQKSNLRIRYRPSLFQHIGTHSSLVGKIQNLKDKDFDKKVLYKPHPNPPAKLSTSLKVYQQFSLEKAYLGQECFWSFSPVAGDYILFEFEEPLQLEGYLFRSGNIEHPGDKLFNTTVQILPAETVANLPEGLQIDEDGFITIGKFLNGIAEGEFNDILGKIKAIRLKIITESPVWALLSEIFIKLKK; the protein is encoded by the exons AATATGGAGTGGATACATATGAGAAGCAGTTTTTAGAACTCCAGCAAAGACTGTTTCATGCAGAGCAAGAGAACCGGAAAAGATCTCAAGATCTGAGCACTGTTTTAGATGAAATTAAGCGTGCAGTTGCAGAGAAGAGGAACGCATTTGAAAATCACACAG tCTCCATTGTTTTTGGGATCCCCACAGTGAAACGAGACAAACAAAGCTACCTGATGGACACTTTGAGCTCCATCTTCTCAGAGATGTCTGCAGCTGAAAAAGATGATTGTGTTGTCATAGTGTTTATAGCAGAG GTGAATACCCAATATGTAGATAATGTTGCTGGCAGTATAAAGGACAC CTTTCCTCGTGAAATCCATTCTGGTGTCCTTGAGATAATTTCTCCTCCACCATCCTATTATCCAGAGCTTTCCAATATTAAGGAAACCTTTGGAGACACCAAAGAGAGAGTGAG atggAGAACTAAGCAGAACTTGGACTACAGCTTCCTGATGTTGTATGCACAACCAAAGGGAACATTTTACCTTCAG CTCGAAGATGACATTGTTGCCAAGCCACAATTTTTCCAATCTTTGAAAGACTTTGCCACCCATCAGACCTCAGATGACTGGTTAATACTTGAATTTTCGCAGCTAGGTTTCATTG GAAAGTTATTCAAGTGCAAAGACCTGCCTTATGTTGTTGAATTCTTCCTAATGTTTTACAAAGATAAACCTATAGACTGGCTTATTGATCATTATCTGTGGGTGAAAGTATGCAATCCTGAAAAAGACGCA AAACACTGCGATCGACAGAAGTCCAATTTGCGGATCAGATACCGCCCCTCTCTGTTCCAGCATATTGGCACACATTCTTCATTGGTTGGAAAAATTCAGAACTTAAAG GATAAAGATTTTGACAAGAAAGTGTTATACAAGCCACATCCAAATCCTCCAGCAAAACTGAGCACAAGTCTAAAGGTGTACCAGCAATTCTCCCTGGAGAAAGCATACCTGGGCCAGGAGTGTTTCTGGTCCTTTTCTCCTGTGGCTGGGGATTATATCCTTTTTGAATTCGAGGAACCTTTACAGCTAGAAGG ttaCCTATTCAGAAGTGGAAACATAGAACATCCAGGTGACAAGCTGTTTAACACAACTGTTCAAATTTTACCAGCAGAG acGGTTGCTAACCTTCCAGAGGGTCTGCAGATAGATGAAGATGGTTTCATAACAATAG GGAAATTTCTTAATGGCATTGCTGAAGGTGAATTTAATGACATTCTGGGAAAGATTAAAGCCATCCGTCTGAAAATTATTACTGAGTCTCCTGTTTGGGCATTATTAAGTGAG atatttattaaactgaaaaaataa